A genome region from Eremothecium cymbalariae DBVPG#7215 chromosome 4, complete sequence includes the following:
- the SMP3 gene encoding glycosylphosphatidylinositol-alpha 1,2 mannosyltransferase (similar to Ashbya gossypii AFR395C), translating into MNVKILEYVGILIGLITCLEPSYVHPDEQMQSLEVLVQRICGVSGEVAWEFMSGKCARSFVPLYMFYGPAVYVGRYVFGVGAVGQLGLVRLQNYMLFVFMYRLALQFLLKSKLQRSMAGFLMSTSYVAGSYYAHTFSNSVESIILLMVLSLFEVLVRDSRDARYRHYRTSVGLGFLVALGVFNRITFPAFILLPAVVVFHKFYIRQWGSLALFFGSFVCAAVFFVYVDTKLYGLDQWTIAPLNNLLYNLDESNLADHGLHPRYTHLLVNIPQLLGPALLVFVTQRHALSLPMLSCISGITALSLFKHQEARFLIPLVPLFLMSVDMTNLAKFLSLKLIIKLWLMFNLVMSVVIGVLHQRGVILALDHLKDGPTDVQIWWKTYPPPTWMLMNEHLTVDSTNIVDGEERVDNVDFEILDDHVVDLKGCDVELLNLTLSQFLEKSAKIHLIMPKSVEAMFISLSEKFHYNLTSIFDTYMHLDLDHIDPSNLSTIKPGLHIYEVTKLL; encoded by the coding sequence ATGAATGTTAAGATTTTAGAGTACGTTGGAATTCTTATAGGGTTGATAACATGTTTGGAGCCATCATATGTACATCCAGATGAGCAGATGCAGAGCTTGGAGGTGTTGGTTCAGCGGATATGTGGGGTGTCCGGTGAGGTTGCGTGGGAGTTTATGAGTGGGAAGTGTGCAAGGAGTTTTGTTCCTTTGTATATGTTCTACGGTCCTGCGGTGTATGTTGGGAGATATGTGTTTGGGGTTGGGGCCGTGGGGCAGTTGGGTTTAGTTCGACTGCAGAACTACATGCTGTTTGTGTTTATGTATAGGTTGGCTTTGcagtttttgttgaagtcCAAGTTGCAGCGGTCAATGGCAGGGTTTTTGATGTCAACGTCGTATGTGGCTGGAAGTTATTATGCGCACACGTTCTCGAATTCTGTGGAAAGTATAATTCTACTCATGGTTCTGTCACTCTTTGAGGTGCTGGTAAGGGATTCTCGAGATGCCAGGTACAGACATTATAGGACTTCTGTGGGACTTGGATTTTTGGTAGCATTGGGTGTATTTAATAGGATTACGTTTCCTGCATTTATTCTTTTACCTGCGGTAGTGGTGTTTCACAAGTTTTATATACGCCAGTGGGGTTCTTTAGCTTTATTCTTTGGTAGTTTTGTGTGCGCAGCGGTATTCTTTGTTTATGTAGATACGAAACTGTATGGCTTGGATCAGTGGACTATCGCGCCTTTGAACAATTTGCTGTATAACTTGGATGAGTCCAACTTAGCGGATCATGGTTTACATCCGAGGTATACTCATCTTCTGGTGAACATTCCGCAATTGCTAGGGCCTGCTTTACTAGTCTTCGTTACCCAGAGACATGCTCTCTCTCTGCCTATGTTGTCTTGTATCTCTGGAATTACAGCGTTGTCGTTGTTCAAGCATCAAGAGGCCAGGTTTCTAATTCCACTAGTGCCATTGTTCCTAATGTCTGTTGACATGACTAATCTGGCCAAGTTTTTAAGTTTGAAATTGATCATCAAACTGTGGCTTATGTTCAATCTAGTGATGTCTGTAGTGATTGGTGTTCTGCACCAACGCGGTGTCATACTGGCACTTGACCATCTAAAAGATGGGCCGACAGATGTACAGATATGGTGGAAAACTTATCCACCACCTACATGGATGCTCATGAATGAGCACTTGACCGTAGATTCAACCAATATTGTTGATGGGGAAGAAAGGGTAGACaatgttgattttgaaattttagACGATCATGTTGTAGATCTCAAAGGATGTGATGTCGAGCTATTGAACCTCACGCTATCGcaatttcttgaaaagaGCGCAAAGATTCACTTAATAATGCCAAAGTCTGTTGAGGCGATGTTTATTAGCTTGAGTGAGAAGTTCCACTATAATCTTACATCCATATTTGATACTTACATGCATCTCGATTTGGATCATATAGATCCATCTAATCTATCCACTATTAAGCCAGGGCTTCACATATATGAGGTAACCAAGCTTCTTTAG
- the SPP2 gene encoding spliceosome ATPase-activating subunit SPP2 (similar to Ashbya gossypii AFR392C) encodes MSGISLSLRDKTKQKRKVHGKKKRNALPGEHDDDDQLNNKRTKIHIEEVGAYEESKKIVKVIVPVAPAISRRIDMDGGDGGGKLAYGLNINNDTSLSAGARTPRLGFRADQGNFDDLPEATGQEEYDEVPVKEFGDALLRGMGWDGTDDKDNNGGYNKKRSLLPHEQVGRPEFLGIGVKPGSIKDRERLVHNIDEFMPLVKDEREANDKGHRHPK; translated from the coding sequence ATGTCTGGGATATCGCTAAGTTTGCGGGACAAGACAAAGCAGAAAAGGAAGGTTCATGGgaagaaaaagaggaaCGCACTTCCCGGTGAGcacgatgacgatgatcAACTAAATAATAAGAGGACAAAAATTCATATCGAAGAGGTTGGTGCTTATGAAGAATCGAAGAAAATAGTAAAGGTGATTGTTCCTGTTGCTCCGGCTATTTCAAGACGTATTGATATggatggtggtgatggtggtggAAAGTTAGCATACGGGttaaatattaataatgatacGAGCTTGAGTGCAGGTGCAAGGACACCGAGGCTTGGATTTAGAGCGGATCAGGgcaattttgatgatttaCCTGAAGCCACAGGGCAGGAGGAATATGATGAAGTGCCGGTGAAAGAGTTTGGTGATGCATTGCTTCGTGGTATGGGCTGGGATGGAACCGATGACAAGGACAATAATGGTGGTTACAACAAAAAGCGATCATTATTGCCGCACGAACAAGTTGGGCGTCCAGAATTCTTGGGTATCGGTGTAAAACCCGGGTCGATAAAGGATAGAGAGCGGTTGGTACATAATATAGACGAATTCATGCCGTTGGTTAAAGATGAGCGAGAAGCTAATGATAAAGGGCACAGGCACCCAAAATAA
- the RPT3 gene encoding proteasome regulatory particle base subunit RPT3 (similar to Ashbya gossypii AFR394W) produces the protein MEELGINQQGEIAVSQPVALSYGSLVSHLKNNNSTGVNGVNSDVYLKLKKFEREYELLTLQEEYIKDEQRHLKRELLRAQEEVKRIQSVPLVIGQFLEPIDESTGIVSSTTGMSYVVRILSTLDRELLKPSTSVALHRHSNALVDILPPDSDSSISILGNNEKPDVTYADVGGLDMQKQEIREAVELPLVQADLYQQIGIDPPRGVLLYGPPGTGKTMLVKAVANSTNAAFIRVNGSEFVHKYLGEGPRMVRDVFRLARENAPSIIFIDEVDSIATKRFDAQTGSDREVQRILIELLTQMDGFDQSTNVKVIMATNRHDTLDPALLRPGRLDRKIEFPSLRDRRERRLIFGTIAAKMSLAPEVDLDSLIIRNDPLSGALIAAIMQEAGLRAVRKNRYVILQRDLEEAYASQVKTGSDVDKFDFYK, from the coding sequence ATGGAAGAATTAGGTATCAATCAGCAAGGAGAAATTGCTGTTTCTCAGCCAGTAGCATTATCATACGGATCTTTGGTCTCgcatttgaagaataataatagtacaGGTGTAAATGGGGTGAATTCAGATGTTTacttgaagttgaagaagtttgagAGGGAGTATGAGTTATTGACATTACAAGaggaatatattaaagatGAGCAGCGTCATTTAAAGAGGGAATTGTTACGAGCGCAGGAGGAAGTTAAGAGGATTCAATCAGTCCCTTTAGTTATTGGACAATTTTTAGAACCCATTGATGAAAGCACTGGTATTGTATCTAGCACAACTGGTATGAGCTATGTTGTTAGGATTCTATCTACACTAGATCGTGAGCTTTTAAAACCTTCTACTTCTGTTGCTCTTCATAGGCATTCTAATGCTTTGGTGGACATATTGCCTCCAGATTCTGACTCCAGTATATCTATCTTGGGCAATAATGAGAAGCCCGACGTGACCTATGCGGACGTTGGTGGTTTGGATATGCAAAAGCAAGAAATCAGGGAGGCCGTTGAGTTACCGTTAGTCCAGGCAGATCTTTACCAACAGATCGGTATAGATCCACCAAGGGGCGTTTTACTCTACGGCCCCCCAGGTACAGGTAAAACAATGTTAGTGAAAGCTGTAGCCAACAGCACTAATGCGGCATTTATCAGGGTTAATGGCTCTGAGTTTGTACATAAATACTTGGGTGAAGGTCCTCGTATGGTTCGTGATGTGTTCCGTCTAGCCAGAGAAAATGCACCATCAATTATctttattgatgaagtcGATTCGATTGCCACGAAGCGTTTTGATGCTCAAACTGGTTCTGATCGTGAGGTTCAGCGTATTCTAATTGAATTATTGACACAAATGGATGGGTTCGATCAAAGTACTAACGTGAAGGTTATCATGGCAACTAATAGGCACGACACCCTAGACCCAGCTCTATTGAGACCTGGCAGATTAGATAGAAAGATCGAATTTCCATCGTTACGTGATAGAAGGGAACGTCgtttaatatttggaacCATTGCTGCGAAAATGTCGTTGGCGCCAGAAGTTGACTTAGATTCTTTAATTATCAGAAATGATCCTCTATCAGGTGCTTTGATTGCGGCAATTATGCAAGAAGCTGGCCTACGTGCTGTGAGGAAAAACAGATATGTAATACTTCAGCGTGATTTGGAAGAAGCCTACGCTTCACAAGTTAAGACTGGAAGTGATGTTGACAAGTTTGATTTCTATAAATGA
- the SHE9 gene encoding She9p (similar to Ashbya gossypii AFR393W), whose translation MFKGYFLVGSFCMPRIGRIMDCRAPSACRSVRLYTSKPPLKSLGAAFEDLKQRLEPYSQTTKIKYQETSNMLRQYSTQFKFHLNKAKKAVQDANQKFLEQEKGQQNNMLGFDDDLENKGKIQGLPSERERNRNRWSRKLEFYLDSLQETIFTATKALNDVTGYSSIDKLRKSIEMMEDQLKDVKKTVAHLREVHKNAVVIRTQSQQQMNELLQRKHLWSPQDLEKFTHLYKVDAENVKSEEEAKLKLEATEAKEEELSNNLHRAILTRYHEEQIWSDKIRRTSTWGTFILMGFNILLFLIVQLVLEPWKRRRLTNSFENKVKIALEQNSVEQSNRLDQMSSHLSTSIEANKQASVNNSTNTFSQPESSKDIPEQPNPSTPPTNDNNLITAEPIEFSPLCFQSLDNFKSTAEANLKALRQLIVLLFHRATKVCLPSDGQLNAIPTPKADLYTIAIFSTGMIFGYIVRF comes from the coding sequence ATGTTTAAAGGGTATTTCTTGGTTGGTTCATTTTGTATGCCACGGATTGGGCGAATAATGGACTGTAGAGCCCCTTCAGCATGTCGATCTGTTCGCTTATACACGAGCAAACCGCCTTTAAAAAGTTTGGGTGCCgcttttgaagatttaaaaCAGAGATTGGAACCTTACAGTCAGACTACAAAGATCAAGTACCAGGAAACTTCTAATATGTTGAGACAATATTCTACTCAGTTCAAGTTTCATTTGAACAAAGCCAAAAAGGCAGTGCAAGACGCCAATCAAAAGTTTTTAGAACAGGAGAAGGGACAACAGAACAATATGTTAGGctttgatgatgatctaGAAAACAAGGGGAAAATACAAGGTTTACCTTCAGAACGTGAGCGTAACAGAAATAGATGGTCTCGAAAGCTGGAATTTTACTTGGACTCTTTGCAAGAAACAATATTCACAGCGACCAAGGCCCTCAACGATGTCACCGGTTACTCATCTATCGACAAATTACGGAAATCCATTGAAATGATGGAAGACCAATTGAAAGATGTCAAGAAAACAGTAGCCCATTTACGAGAGGTACACAAAAATGCGGTGGTAATCCGGACGCAATCACAGCAACAAATGAATGAGTTGTTGCAAAGGAAGCACTTGTGGTCTCCGCAAGACCTCGAAAAGTTTACTCATCTCTACAAAGTAGACGCTGAAAATGTGAAATCTGAGGAAGAAGCCAAGTTAAAGCTGGAGGCCACGGAAGCCAAGGAAGAAGAGCTATCTAATAACTTGCATCGGGCTATATTAACAAGGTATCATGAGGAACAAATTTGGTCTGACAAGATTCGCAGAACCTCCACTTGGGGCACCTTTATTCTAATGGgatttaatattttattatttctcATTGTTCAACTGGTCTTAGAACCCTGGAAACGCCGCAGATTAACTAATTCTTTCGAGAATAAAGTTAAAATAGCCTTGGAACAGAATTCAGTCGAGCAAAGTAACAGGCTTGATCAAATGAGCTCCCATCTTTCCACCAGCATCGAAGCAAATAAGCAGGCCTCCGTAAATAATTCAACCAATACATTTTCACAGCCTGAATCTTCCAAAGACATTCCGGAGCAACCTAACCCCTCCACACCTCCCACCAATGATAATAATCTCATCACAGCTGAGCCCATAGAATTCTCTCCTCTGTGCTTCCAATCTTTGGACAATTTTAAATCTACAGCCGAGGCAAACCTCAAGGCATTGCGTCAATTGATAGTGCTCCTCTTCCATAGAGCGACAAAAGTCTGCTTACCATCAGATGGTCAATTGAACGCTATCCCCACCCCCAAAGCTGATCTTTATACAATTGCAATATTCTCAACTGGAATGATATTTGGATATATAGTCAGATTTTAG
- the MDM32 gene encoding Mdm32p (similar to Ashbya gossypii AFR391W): MLHCVRASFLKLVKRPNIVQFNYGHLAVVRPVLYRFSNRRWYSEKVNLPKPNIVDNTGRSSVGDLENSSDYLHIQNILLQKNQQRITKQKLLNEASGFYERFKISTKWFLIRENRPFNGEEISTLFSWLILSQVVWVILGTTTFVSLLLFTANTVFAKEIVGKLVGNCLNKYIEGVDVEFQDALVPEWKKGNISFQKVKIKTTDNDGFNKRTNQLISFDLSFNRINLTLSVRKWLRGQGLIQNLYISGMKGDVSIQKEQKDYRLIDWFSNPNYELGEVQVDDSCISFSDVENDQKFRLSIYNMQMSQLRLQWCLPDIFNADVVSGAINHSLFSIHKRQPKLCYLNDFENDLSPWERITRLRLNPISVRDLGLDKSNAFNWIQGGQVEIIADLMLPKKYSEPSKFEEDNKYVVMDLKFTFRDLAARMGEVTPKLSDNKELLSFDELRPIIAFINTQRGAFHSIRDFDSSNPVWPTKVSIDKKSYPDKTVISSGAATWPEGEKMIQLNREIIKYHDHPSSKDNELVLTGRIVKDINDLKNMFLFKETGVYDQLTMELYADLMKMIEETEYKKKNDWVKLWGTTVASQILIFGLGAIV; this comes from the coding sequence ATGCTTCATTGTGTGCGAGCAAGCTTTTTGAAGCTAGTCAAAAGGCCCAATATAGTACAATTTAATTATGGTCATCTAGCGGTTGTTAGACCAGTACTATACAGATTTAGTAATAGGCGATGGTACAGTGAGAAGGTAAATCTACCCAAGCCAAATATAGTGGATAATACAGGGCGATCATCAGTGGGGGACCTGGAAAATTCGAGTGACTATTTACAcatccaaaatattttgttgcAGAAGAATCAGCAGCGCATTACAAAGCAGAAGTTACTGAATGAGGCTAGTGGGTTTTATGAAAGGTTTAAAATCAGTACCAAGTGGTTCTTAATAAGAGAGAATAGACCATTTAACGGAGAGGAGATATCtactttgttttcttggtTGATTTTATCACAAGTTGTTTGGGTTATATTGGGTACTACAACATTTGTTTCGTTACTGTTGTTTACAGCTAATACTGTTTTTGCGAAGGAGATTGTAGGGAAGTTGGTTGGGAACTGTCTGAATAAGTACATAGAAGGGGTTGATGTGGAATTTCAGGATGCTCTCGTTCCTGAGTGGAAAAAGGGAAATATTAGTTTTCAGAAGGTGAAAATCAAAACCACAGATAATGATGGTTTTAACAAAAGAACCAATCAGTTGATCAGCTTTGATCTTTCATTCAACAGAATTAATTTGACTCTTTCCGTAAGGAAATGGTTAAGGGGCCAAGGACTTATTCAGAACTTGTACATCTCTGGTATGAAAGGTGATGTTTCTATACAGAAGGAACAGAAGGATTACAGATTAATAGACTGGTTTTCAAATCCTAATTATGAACTTGGTGAAGTTCAGGTCGATGATAGTTgcatttctttttcagaTGTGGAAAATGACCAAAAGTTTCGGTTGTCTATCTACAATATGCAGATGAGCCAATTGCGATTGCAGTGGTGCTTGCCAGATATCTTCAATGCCGATGTCGTGTCTGGTGCAATAAACCATTCCTTGTTCAGTATCCATAAGAGACAACCTAAATTATGCTatttaaatgattttgagaaTGATCTTTCACCCTGGGAGCGTATTACCAGATTGAGGCTGAACCCGATATCTGTCAGGGATCTAGGTTTGGACAAAAGTAATGCCTTCAACTGGATTCAAGGTGGTCAGGTGGAAATTATTGCTGATTTGATGCTTCCTAAAAAGTATTCTGAACCATCTAAGTTTGAGGAAGACAACAAATATGTGGTTATGGACCTCAAGTTCACGTTTAGGGATCTTGCAGCTCGCATGGGGGAGGTTACACCTAAATTGTCTGACAATAAAGAATTGCTCTCCTTTGATGAGTTGAGACCAATCATTGCATTTATTAACACTCAGCGGGGCGCTTTCCATTCAATTAGAGATTTCGACAGCTCCAACCCTGTATGGCCTACTAAGGTTTCAATCGACAAAAAATCCTACCCTGATAAAACAGTGATCTCCTCAGGGGCAGCAACATGGCCAGAGGGTGAGAAGATGATTCAGTTGAACAGAgaaatcatcaaatacCATGATCACCCTTCCTCTAAGGATAATGAATTAGTTCTAACAGGTCGGATAGTCAAAGATATCAACGATTTGAAAAACatgtttttgttcaagGAAACGGGTGTCTATGATCAATTAACAATGGAACTGTATGCAgatttaatgaaaatgattgaagaaactgaatataagaaaaagaacGATTGGGTGAAACTGTGGGGTACCACAGTTGCGTCCCAAATACTAATTTTTGGCTTAGGAGCTATTGTTTAA